A DNA window from Mycolicibacter hiberniae contains the following coding sequences:
- a CDS encoding class I adenylate-forming enzyme family protein: MTDPAPVALTVDAVVRARAAADPNKPMVIDPAQRLSYGDLDASTRELAAVFVQGGVGKGTRVGLLMPNGVDWVRIAIALTRIGAVLVPLSTLLPPPELAAQLRVAGVSVLISVEEFRGRRYLDDLRTPSAELPALQQVWSTGWVARATAASAARRIVDAMTATVTPADLLLIVFTSGSSGPPKGVVHSHGSALGAVESGLAARCITANTRLYLPMPFFWVGGLGGGVLSALMAGATLVTEERPTPESTCRLLEAERVTLFRGWPDQAAALASHAGDTDLSALQPGSLDALLPPQLRAEPGARANLFGMTESFGPYCGYAADTDLPRSAWGSCGKPFAGMDVRIVDSATGAPVAAETIGMIQLRGPHTLRGLCGRSREQTFTADGYYPTGDLGRLDQDGFLYYHGRSDDMFKVSGATVYPSEVEKALRSITGVRDAVVVNLADRAGNRVAAVIAGAGLSVEMLRDRARDVLSPFKVPTVWLVVPGTDAIPRGPTGKVDKRRIQDMLTTRDRAVAGAEQRRERI, translated from the coding sequence ATGACTGATCCCGCCCCGGTCGCGCTGACCGTCGATGCGGTGGTGCGTGCGCGTGCCGCCGCCGACCCGAACAAGCCGATGGTGATCGACCCGGCTCAGCGCCTCAGCTACGGCGATCTGGACGCATCGACGCGGGAGCTTGCCGCGGTCTTCGTCCAGGGCGGAGTCGGCAAGGGCACACGGGTGGGGCTGCTCATGCCCAACGGCGTCGACTGGGTCCGCATCGCGATTGCGCTGACCCGGATCGGGGCGGTGCTGGTGCCGCTGAGCACCTTGCTGCCGCCGCCCGAACTCGCGGCTCAGTTGCGAGTCGCCGGCGTGTCGGTCCTGATCAGCGTCGAGGAGTTTCGCGGCCGCCGCTATCTCGACGACCTGCGCACCCCCTCGGCCGAGCTGCCGGCCTTGCAGCAGGTTTGGTCGACCGGTTGGGTGGCCCGCGCCACCGCGGCGTCCGCTGCCCGCCGAATCGTCGACGCCATGACCGCGACCGTGACTCCTGCCGACCTGCTGCTGATCGTCTTCACCTCCGGCAGCAGCGGCCCCCCGAAAGGAGTGGTGCATTCGCACGGCAGTGCGCTGGGCGCCGTCGAATCCGGATTGGCTGCCCGCTGCATCACCGCGAACACGCGGCTGTACCTGCCGATGCCGTTCTTCTGGGTGGGCGGATTGGGCGGCGGAGTGCTGTCGGCACTGATGGCCGGGGCCACCCTGGTCACCGAGGAGCGCCCGACACCCGAGTCCACCTGCAGGTTGCTGGAAGCCGAACGAGTGACGCTGTTCCGGGGCTGGCCGGATCAGGCCGCCGCGTTGGCAAGCCATGCGGGCGACACCGACCTTTCCGCCTTACAACCGGGCAGTCTGGACGCGCTGCTGCCACCGCAATTGCGCGCCGAGCCCGGGGCCCGGGCCAATCTCTTCGGTATGACGGAGTCTTTCGGGCCGTACTGCGGCTACGCCGCAGACACCGACTTGCCGCGCTCGGCCTGGGGAAGCTGCGGTAAGCCGTTCGCCGGCATGGACGTTCGCATCGTCGACAGCGCGACCGGCGCTCCGGTGGCCGCCGAGACGATCGGCATGATCCAACTGCGCGGGCCGCACACGCTGCGCGGCCTCTGCGGACGCTCCCGGGAACAGACCTTCACCGCCGACGGCTACTACCCCACCGGGGATCTCGGCCGCCTCGATCAGGACGGATTCCTGTACTACCACGGACGATCCGATGACATGTTCAAGGTCAGCGGCGCCACGGTCTATCCCAGCGAAGTCGAGAAGGCACTGCGGAGCATCACCGGTGTGCGCGACGCGGTGGTCGTCAACCTCGCCGACCGAGCGGGAAACCGGGTGGCGGCGGTGATCGCCGGTGCCGGGCTGAGCGTCGAGATGCTGCGTGATCGCGCCCGGGATGTGTTGAGCCCGTTCAAGGTGCCGACGGTATGGCTGGTGGTGCCGGGCACCGACGCCATACCCCGTGGTCCGACGGGCAAGGTCGACAAACGCCGAATACAGGACATGCTGACGACGCGCGACCGCGCTGTCGCGGGCGCAGAGCAACGGAGGGAACGCATATGA
- a CDS encoding mycofactocin-coupled SDR family oxidoreductase: MTGRLTDKVAFITGAARGQGRAHAVRMASEGADIIAVDIAGKLPDCVPYNPASPEDLAETVRLVQAAGRRMVSAVVDTRDFDGLREAVADGVASLGRLDIVVANAGVAAPQAWDAISPGNFRDVMEINVTGTWNTVMAGAPHIIAGKRGGSIILISSAAGIKMQPFMVHYTASKHAVTGMARAFAAELGKHAIRVNSVHPGPVNTDMGTGDMISALGQAMESNPQLSQMLTPFLPTWIAEPDDIAGTVCWLASADSHLVTAAAIPVDQGCTQY; the protein is encoded by the coding sequence ATGACAGGCCGGCTGACCGACAAGGTGGCATTCATCACCGGCGCAGCGCGGGGACAGGGCCGCGCCCACGCCGTGCGGATGGCAAGCGAGGGAGCCGACATCATCGCCGTCGACATCGCCGGCAAGCTGCCCGACTGCGTGCCGTACAACCCGGCGAGCCCCGAAGACCTGGCCGAAACGGTCCGGCTGGTGCAGGCCGCCGGCCGGCGCATGGTGTCCGCGGTCGTCGACACCCGCGACTTCGACGGCCTGCGCGAGGCGGTAGCCGACGGGGTGGCGAGCCTGGGGCGCCTGGACATCGTCGTCGCCAATGCCGGTGTCGCAGCGCCGCAGGCCTGGGATGCCATCTCTCCGGGGAATTTTCGCGACGTCATGGAGATCAACGTGACCGGTACCTGGAACACCGTGATGGCAGGTGCCCCGCACATCATCGCCGGCAAGCGTGGCGGCTCGATCATCTTGATCAGTTCCGCCGCGGGCATCAAGATGCAGCCGTTCATGGTCCACTACACCGCAAGCAAGCACGCGGTCACCGGCATGGCCCGTGCGTTCGCCGCCGAACTGGGCAAGCACGCGATCCGGGTCAACAGCGTGCACCCGGGTCCGGTGAACACCGACATGGGCACCGGCGACATGATCAGCGCGCTGGGCCAGGCGATGGAGAGCAATCCACAACTCTCGCAGATGCTCACCCCGTTTCTGCCCACCTGGATAGCCGAGCCCGACGACATCGCCGGCACGGTGTGCTGGCTGGCCAGTGCCGACTCCCATCTGGTGACCGCGGCCGCGATTCCGGTGGATCAGGGCTGCACACAGTACTGA